In Rattus norvegicus strain BN/NHsdMcwi chromosome 3, GRCr8, whole genome shotgun sequence, a genomic segment contains:
- the Zer1 gene encoding protein zer-1 homolog: MASDTPESLMALCTDFCLRNLDGTLGYLLDKETLRLHPDIFLPSEICDQLVNEYVELVSAACTFEPHETFFSLFSDPRSTRLTRIHLREDLVQDQDLEAIRKQDLVELYLTNCEKLSAKSLQTLRSFSHSLVSLSLFGCANIFYEEDNPGGCEDECLVNPTCQVLVKDFTFEGFSRLRFLNLGRMIDGIPVESLLRPLNSLTALDLSGIQTSDATFLTQWKDSLMSLVLYNMDLSDDHIRVIVQLHKLRSKILTCGHHLTSSHLDISRDRLSSYYKFKLTRKVLSLLVQKLGNLMSLDISGHMILENCSISKTDEEAGQTSTEPSKSSIMPFRALKRPLQFLGLFETSLCRLTHIPAYKVSGDKNEEQVLNAIEAYTEHRPEITSRAINLLFDIARIERCNQLLRALKLVITALKCHKYDKNIQVTGSAALFYLTNSEYRSEQSVKLRRQVIQVVLNGMESYQEVTVQRNCCLTLCNFSIPEELEFQYRRVNELLLGILSPTRQDESIQRIAVHLCNALVCQVDNDHKEAVGKMGFVVTMLKLIQKKLLDKTCDQVMEFSWSALWNITDETPDNCEMFLNFNGMKLFLDCLKEFPEKQELHRNMLGLLGNVAEVKGLRPQLMTSQFISVFSNLLESKADGIEVSYNACGVLSHIMFDGPEAWGVCEPQRAEVEERMWAAIQSWDINSRRNINYRSFEPILRLLPQGISPVSQHWATWALYNLVSVYPDKYCPLLIKEGGMPLLRDLIKMVTARQETKEMARKVIEHCSNFREENMDTSR; encoded by the exons ATGGCGTCTGACACACCCGAGTCCCTCATGGCCCTCTGTACTGACTTCTGTCTCCGGAATCTCGATGGCACCCTGGGCTACCTGCTGGACAAGGAGACCCTGCGGCTGCATCCAGACATCTTCTTGCCTAGTGAAATCTGTGACCAGCTGGTCAATGA GTATGTGGAGCTGGTCAGTGCGGCCTGCACTTTCGAACCACATGAGACCTTCTTCAGCCTCTTCTCAGACCCCCGCAGCACGCGGCTCACTCGCATCCACCTCCGTGAGGACCTGGTGCAAGACCAGGACCTGGAAGCGATTCGAAAGCAG GACCTGGTGGAGCTGTACCTGACCAACTGCGAGAAGCTGTCCGCCAAGAGCCTGCAGACGCTGCGGAGCTTCAGCCACAGTCTGGTGTCCTTGAGCCTCTTCGGATGTGCCAACATCTTCTACGAGGAGGACAACCCGGGCGGCTGTGAGGATGAGTGCCTGGTCAACCCCACCTGCCAGGTGCTGGTCAAGGACTTCACCTTTGAGGGCTTCAGCCGCCTGCGCTTCCTCAACCTGGGCCGCATGATCGACGGCATCCCCGTGGAGTCACTGCTTCGGCCACTCAACTCCCTGACTGCCTTGGACCTCTCAGGCATCCAGACAAGCGACGCCACTTTCCTAACACAGTGGAAGGACAGTCTGATGTCCCTTGTGCTCTACAACATGGACCTTTCAGACGACCACATCCGTGTCATTGTCCAGCTGCACAAGCTGCG GAGTAAGATCCTGACCTGTGGCCACCACCTGACCTCCAGCCACCTGGACATCTCCCGAGACCGCCTCTCCAGCTACTACAAGTTCAAGCTGACTCGGAAGGTGCTCAGCCTCCTGGTGCAGAAGCTGGGGAATCTGATGTCACTAGACATCTCTGGTCACATGATCCTGGAGAACTGCAGCATCTCCAAGACAGATGAGGAGGCAGGGCAGACCAG CACCGAGCCATCCAAGAGCAGCATCATGCCTTTTCGGGCTCTGAAGAGGCCACTGCAGTTCCTTGGGCTCTTTGAGACCTCCTTGTGTCGTCTCACACACATTCCAGCCTACAAA GTAAGTGGTGACAAAAATGAAGAGCAGGTGCTGAACGCCATCGAGGCCTACACAGAGCACCGGCCTGAGATCACTTCCAGGGCCATCAACCTGCTGTTTGACATTGCACGCATTGAACGCTGCAACCAGCTTCTGCGCGCCCTGAAG CTGGTCATCACAGCCCTCAAGTGTCACAAGTATGACAAGAACATTCAAGTGACTGGCAGTGCCGCTCTCTTCTACCTGACCAACTCTGAGTACCGCTCAGAGCAGAGCGTCAAGCTGCGCCGGCAGGTCATCCAGGTGGTGCTGAATGGCATGGAGTCCTACCAGGAGGTGACG GTGCAGCGGAACTGCTGTCTGACCCTCTGCAACTTCAGCATCCCCGAGGAGCTGGAGTTCCAGTACCGCCGCGTGAACGAGCTCCTGCTTGGCATCCTCAGCCCCACCCGCCAGGACGAGTCGATCCAGCGTATCGCTGTGCACTTGTGCAATGCCCTCGTCTGCCAGGTGGACAATGATCACAAGGAGGCTGTGGGCAAGATGGGCTTCGTCGTG ACCATGTTGAAGCTGATCCAGAAGAAGCTGCTGGACAAGACG TGTGACCAGGTCATGGAGTTCTCCTGGAGCGCTCTGTGGAACATCACGGATGAGACTCCAGACAACTGTGAGATGTTCCTTAACTTCAACGGCATGAAGCTCTTTCTCGACTGCCTGAAG GAGTTCCCAGAGAAGCAGGAGCTACACCGGAACATGCTCGGGCTCTTGGGGAATGTGGCAGAGGTGAAGGGGCTGCGGCCTCAGCTGATGACCTCTCAGTTCATCAGCGTCTTCAG CAACCTGCTGGAAAGCAAGGCCGATGGCATTGAGGTTTCTTACAATGCCTGTGGTGTCCTATCCCACATCATGTTTGATGGGCCTGAAGCCTGGGGTGTCTGTGAACCCCAGCGGGCAGAGGTGGAGGAGCGTATGTGGGCGGCCATCCAGAGCTGGGATATCAACTCCCGAAGGAATATCAACTACAG GTCCTTTGAGCCGATCCTCCGCCTCCTTCCCCAGGGCATCTCTCCAGTCAGCCAGCACTGGGCCACCTGGGCCCTGTACAACCTCGTGTCTGTCTACC CTGACAAGTACTGCCCCCTGCTGATTAAGGAAGGCGGGATGCCCCTGCTGAGGGACTTGATCAAGATGGTTACTGCCCGGCAGGAAACCAAGGAGATGGCCCG CAAGGTGATTGAGCACTGCAGTAACTTTAGAGAGGAGAACATGGACACGTCCAGATAG